From the Deinococcus gobiensis I-0 genome, the window GAGCGGCGGGAGAGGGCCCGCTCAGCCGGCCGGCCACTCGGGGCGTACGGGCAGCCCCTCGCCGTGCAGGTACGCCTTGACCTGCGGCACGGTCAGCTCGCCGAAATGAAAGACGCTGGCGGCCAGGGCGGCGTCGGCCAGACCCACCGTGAGCACGTCGCGGAAGTCCTCCAGGCGTCCGGCCCCGCCCGAGGCGATCACCGGCAGGTCCACCTCGCGCGCCACCGCCGCAGTCGCCTCCAGGTCGAAGCCCGCGCGGGTGCCGTCGGCGTCCATGATGTTCAGGCAGATCTCGCCCGCGCCCAGGCGCTGCCCCTGCGCGGCCCACGCCAGCAGGTCCAGGCCGGTGTCCACCCGGCCTCCGCCGAGGTGGACGGTCCAGCCCTGTGCGCCGGGGCGGCGCTTGGCGTCGATACTCAGCATGACGCACTGCGCGCCGTGGTGGTCGCTCGCCTCGCGGATCAGTTCGGGCCGCCGGACCGCGCCGCTGTTCACGCTGATCTTGTCGGCCCCGGCCATGAGCAGCTGCCGGAAGTCGCCCAGGGCGTTCACGCCGCCGCCGACCGTCAGCGGCATCATGACCTGCTCGGCCACGCGGGCGGCCACGTCGAGCATCAGGGAGCGGCCCTCGTGGGTGGCCGTGATGTCGTAGAAGACCAGTTCGTCGGCCTGCTGCGCCTCGTAGGCCTGGGCCAGCACCAGGGGATCGCCGGCGTCGCGGTGGTTCTCGAAAAACCGCACGTTCTTGACCACGCGGCCGCTCTGCACGTCCAGACAGGGAATGATGCGCTTCGCCAACACGCCCGGCAGTGTAGCCTCCCGCGCCCGTCTGCCGCGCCGCGCTGTACAGGGCATAGGCAAAAGTGCTGAGGTGCCCGCTCTTTCTCAGAAAGCCTTGATAGAATCTTTAGCAGTCTGGGGGGTGAATGTGGAGCGCCGACGAATTCTGTTGATCGACGACAATCCCAACGATGTCGAGCTCGCCCTCGACGCCCTTGACGTGTCGCCGGACACCGACGTCCGGGTGGCGAGCAGCGGCGCCGAGGCGCTGCGCCTGCTGACCGACCGCGCCGAACCGCTGCCCGACCTGATCCTGCTCGACCTCAAGATGCCGCATATGGACGGCCTCGCCGTGCTCGACGCCATCCGGGGCGAGGCCCAGCTGCCCGACGTGCCGGTCGTGATGCTCACCACCAGCGGCGACGAGCGCGACATTCAGGCGTCGTACGCCCACGGCGCGAGCGGCTACGTGGTCAAGCCGCTGGAGTTCGGACAGTTCCGCGCGGCGATGTCCACCATCAAGGCCTTCTGGATGGGGCTGAATCGCCGCCCCGATCTGCGCTGAAGCCTGCCCCCGGCCCCCGCCTTGCGCCGCCCTTCATGCCCCGGCCCCCGCAGCGGGAGCGCCGCTAAGCTGGCCCCATGCGCGTGTACATCGGCTGCGGCGGCTACAGCAACGACGACTGGACGGCTCCGGGCCTGATCTACGAGGGCGTCAAGAAGGATCATTTCCTGGAAACCTACGCCGGGCATTTCGACGCTGTGGAACTCAACAGCTCGTTCTATGCCATTCCCGGCCTCAAGGCCTTCGAGGGGATGGCGCGCAAGTCGGGCGGGCGCACGCGCTTCGCCGTGAAGCTGAACAAGGCGTTCACCCACGACCGCGCGCCGACCGACGCCGACTTCGACCGCATGCTCCAGAGTCCCGAGCCGCTGCGCGAGGCGGGCCTGATGGGACCGTATCTGGCGCAGTTCCCGTATTCGTTTCACCGCACGGCCGAGAACCGCAGGTACCTCCAGGTCCTGACCGAGCGCTTCGCCGGGCATGAACTGGCCGTCGAACTGCGGCACGCGAGCTGGGACAAGCCCGAGGTCCGTGAGGGCA encodes:
- the hisF gene encoding imidazole glycerol phosphate synthase subunit HisF → MLAKRIIPCLDVQSGRVVKNVRFFENHRDAGDPLVLAQAYEAQQADELVFYDITATHEGRSLMLDVAARVAEQVMMPLTVGGGVNALGDFRQLLMAGADKISVNSGAVRRPELIREASDHHGAQCVMLSIDAKRRPGAQGWTVHLGGGRVDTGLDLLAWAAQGQRLGAGEICLNIMDADGTRAGFDLEATAAVAREVDLPVIASGGAGRLEDFRDVLTVGLADAALAASVFHFGELTVPQVKAYLHGEGLPVRPEWPAG
- a CDS encoding response regulator, which codes for MERRRILLIDDNPNDVELALDALDVSPDTDVRVASSGAEALRLLTDRAEPLPDLILLDLKMPHMDGLAVLDAIRGEAQLPDVPVVMLTTSGDERDIQASYAHGASGYVVKPLEFGQFRAAMSTIKAFWMGLNRRPDLR
- a CDS encoding DUF72 domain-containing protein: MRVYIGCGGYSNDDWTAPGLIYEGVKKDHFLETYAGHFDAVELNSSFYAIPGLKAFEGMARKSGGRTRFAVKLNKAFTHDRAPTDADFDRMLQSPEPLREAGLMGPYLAQFPYSFHRTAENRRYLQVLTERFAGHELAVELRHASWDKPEVREGMGEYGLIWVSPDYPPLGGMPEPQVHVTGDVAYLRLHGRNKGTWWEGGSAAERHDYLYSRAEMDEWAEKIALVADDLSELYVFFQNTTKGHALKNIPMLREALNARGVPVRTPEPLAEGAAQDGRLL